The Candidatus Zymogenaceae bacterium sequence CCGACGATTACCCTCTCGACCATCTCCGGTCTGCTGCCGTTGGTATCCAGCTTGACGGCGTATCCCATCTTTCGAATCGATGCAAGAAACTGTGGGAGGTCCGGCTGGATCGTCGGCTCCCCGCCGCTGACGACCACCCCGGCAAGCTTTCCCCTTCTCGACTCGAGAAACGTAAGCACCCTTTCAGCGGACAGGTCATTGTCGGACGCGGGTCCCACGGAAAGGATCCGCCCGTTGTGGCAGTAGGGGCAGCGGAAGTTGCACCCCTTTGTGAACACCACCGCGGCGGGTGTTCCCGGAAAGTCGGTGAGGCTGAACCGCTCGATGCCGCCGATTCTCATGAGGCACCTCCCGGCGTCTCGATGCGATACCGGCTCCGCAGGGAGAACTCCGCCTGCTTCCCCTCGTTCCACTGGTTGATGGGCCGAAGATATCCCACCACCCGGGAGTATATTTCCGCCTCCCTGCCGCAGTGGGGGCAGGTCGGATGCTCGCCGGTCAGGTATCCGTGGTCCGGGCACACCGAGAAGGTGGGTGAGATGGTAAAATACGGGAGGTGATAGGTGGAGCAGACACTCTTGACGAACGCCTTGACCGCCTCCGGGTCCGGCGCCGCCTCCCCAAGAAAAATGTGCTGGACGGTGCCGCCGGTGTAGAGGGTCTGAAGGTGATCCTGGAGGTCAAGGACCTCGAAGACGTCGGTGGAGTAATCGACCGGCAACTGGCTGGAGTTGGTATAGAAGGCGTCGTTGATGTCCGTGCTTCCGTCGGTATTGGCGGTGACGATGTCACCGTAGCGTTTTCTGTCCAGCCGGGCAAGGCGGTGGGAAGTCCCCTCGCCCGGGGTAGCCTCCAGATTGTAGAGGTTTCCGGTCTCGGTCTGAAACCGCGTCAGCACCTGCCGCATGTGATCGAGCACCCTCTCGGCGAACGCGGCTCCGTTTTCGGTGCCGATGTCCTCCCCCAGAAGGTTCATACACGCCTCGTTCAGACCAACCAGCCCCACGGTGGAAAAATGATTATTCCAGTATCGGCCGAATCGTTTCTTCACATCCCTGAGATAGAATTTCGAGTAGGGGTAGAAATCCCTGTCCATCAGCGTTTCCAAGGCCTTACGCTTGGTCTCGAGGCTCGTGCGGGCGATCTCCATCAGGGAATCGAGGCGCTCAATGAAGTCCCCTTCGTCTTGTGCCAGGTAGCCGATGCGGGGCATGTTTATGGTCACTACGCCGATGGAGCCGGTGAGGGGATTGGAGCCGAAAAGGCCGCCGCCCCGCTTTTCCAGCGTACGCAGGTCCAGGCGCAGCCGACAGCACATCGAGCGGGCGTCGTCCGGAGACATGTCCGAATTGACGAAATTGGCGAAGTAGGGGATGCCGTATCGGGCGGTCACCTCCCAGAGATTCCGGATAACCGGATTGTCCCAATCGAAGTCCTCCGTGATGTTGTAGGTCGGAATGGGAAAGGTGAAGACCCTCCCCTTGGCGTCGCCTTCCGAGAGCACCTCCAGGAACGCCCGGTTGAAGATGTCCATTTCGGTCTGGAAGTCGCGGTAGACCTCGCTCTTCACTTCTCCGCCGATGACCACGGCCTCATCCGCCAGGGTGGAGGGAGGGGTCAAATCCAGGGTGACGTTGGTGAACGGGGTTTGGAATCCGACCCTTGTCGCCACGTTGACGTTGAAAACAAATTCCTGGAGGGCCTGTTTGACCTCCACGTATTCCATGCCGTCGTACCGGATGAACGGGGCCAGAAGGGTGTCGAAATTTGAAAAGGCCTGGGCGCCCGCGGCCTCGCCCTGGAGGGTGTAGAAGAAATTGACAATCTGACCCAGGGCCGACCGGAAATGACGGGCCGGTCGGCTTTCCGCCTTGCCCGGCGCCCCGCAGAACCCGGTGATCAGAAGATCTCTAAGATCCCACCCCACACAGTACACCGAGAGCTGGCCCAGGTCGTGTATATGGAGATCACCCGAGGAATGGGCCTCCCGGACGTCGGGGGTGTAAATCTTGTTGAGCCAGTAGACCCGGGAAATTTCGCTGGAGATATAGTTGTTCAGGCCCTGCAGGGAATAGGCCATGTTGCTGTTTTCCTTTACCTTCCAGTCCAGGCGCTCCAGATAACGATCGATGAGGTCGACGTCGGCCCGGGTCGCCATTTCCCTGATGCGGCTGTGCTGATCCCGGTAGAGAATATACGCCTTGGCGGTGCGCTTGAAAGTGGAGGCGAGCAACACCTCTTCCACCAGGTCCTGGATTTCCTCAACCGCAGGAGTGCCGGATATCATCGTTTGGGCCAGTCCCAGGACCTTTATGGTCAGCGTTCGGGCCGTCTCGGCCTCGTATTCTCCCGTGGCCCGTCCGGCCTTGAGAATGGCCGATGTGATTTTTCCCGCCTCGAAGGGAACCAGCCGACCGTCCCGCTTGGAAATATGCGTGAAGGGCGCGGGAATGTCAGACGAGTTATTCTGTTGAAGATTGGTGACTGATCCCATGATCTCCTCCGAAAGGTATCGACAAGAAGAACGCAACGGCTGAAAGTAGACTGGCTTGTAAACCGCATAAGTCGGGAAGGGTCTTTTCGGATGATAATCCCTGGTGTGTGATACGGTCTGTTCCGTCAGAATACGAAAGGGATGAAAGCGGTTATCTACACCATAAATGCGTTGTGTGAAAGACCCCCCAAAGCGGCGAATTCAGCCGGCACCTGTATATTGGGCCTGGCTGTAACAGTTATACAATATATAGATATAAAAACGATTTGTCAAATGAAAAATACAAAACAACACGTTTTTTAATTCAATTCGGGGCTGTGCACGTATGAGGCTGAAAGTCCCGGTGTGTGAGCGGACGAAGGGACTGGGTGGTGCGGCGTTGTACTTTCGCTATCGATTTTTACAGTG is a genomic window containing:
- a CDS encoding anaerobic ribonucleoside-triphosphate reductase activating protein, with translation MRIGGIERFSLTDFPGTPAAVVFTKGCNFRCPYCHNGRILSVGPASDNDLSAERVLTFLESRRGKLAGVVVSGGEPTIQPDLPQFLASIRKMGYAVKLDTNGSRPEMVERVIVGGLVDFIAMDVKAPRELYPILAGAPVDTIAVMESISLIASSGVPHLFRTTVPPGLLTNCDVAAIQALIPEGSPHLTQPCRTENALEPEVCVSGTYQAPSVSHTPAVMVP
- a CDS encoding ribonucleoside triphosphate reductase is translated as MGSVTNLQQNNSSDIPAPFTHISKRDGRLVPFEAGKITSAILKAGRATGEYEAETARTLTIKVLGLAQTMISGTPAVEEIQDLVEEVLLASTFKRTAKAYILYRDQHSRIREMATRADVDLIDRYLERLDWKVKENSNMAYSLQGLNNYISSEISRVYWLNKIYTPDVREAHSSGDLHIHDLGQLSVYCVGWDLRDLLITGFCGAPGKAESRPARHFRSALGQIVNFFYTLQGEAAGAQAFSNFDTLLAPFIRYDGMEYVEVKQALQEFVFNVNVATRVGFQTPFTNVTLDLTPPSTLADEAVVIGGEVKSEVYRDFQTEMDIFNRAFLEVLSEGDAKGRVFTFPIPTYNITEDFDWDNPVIRNLWEVTARYGIPYFANFVNSDMSPDDARSMCCRLRLDLRTLEKRGGGLFGSNPLTGSIGVVTINMPRIGYLAQDEGDFIERLDSLMEIARTSLETKRKALETLMDRDFYPYSKFYLRDVKKRFGRYWNNHFSTVGLVGLNEACMNLLGEDIGTENGAAFAERVLDHMRQVLTRFQTETGNLYNLEATPGEGTSHRLARLDRKRYGDIVTANTDGSTDINDAFYTNSSQLPVDYSTDVFEVLDLQDHLQTLYTGGTVQHIFLGEAAPDPEAVKAFVKSVCSTYHLPYFTISPTFSVCPDHGYLTGEHPTCPHCGREAEIYSRVVGYLRPINQWNEGKQAEFSLRSRYRIETPGGAS